From a region of the Triticum aestivum cultivar Chinese Spring chromosome 7D, IWGSC CS RefSeq v2.1, whole genome shotgun sequence genome:
- the LOC123166376 gene encoding uncharacterized protein, whose translation MAARALTAAGRRVAGRTGTTPLLASRRNGVSMNHSSASARREEEPYKDVRAAAAAMTGAQVEAALNRKNVEVLQGEEHVATVLPDETIGGALDGGEDAAWVPDQDTGVFGPAHVDTHGGGSAAAPPHLFGGATEGSAASSADQDTGAFVPADADADAYTDTHGGGARPAPPHLYGGVGGTASVLDQAVFVREEDIEDVEKPAAIDMGNANADVNGSIKNY comes from the exons ATGGCCGCGCGAGCACtgaccgccgccggccgccgggtGGCCGGCCGGACCGGGACGACGCCTCTTCTCGCCTCCCGCAG GAACGGAGTCAGCATGAACCACTCCTCGGCCAGCGCGCGGCGGGAGGAGGAGCCGTACAAGGACGTCCGCGCCGCCGCTGCGGCGATGACGGGGGCGCAGGTGGAGGCGGCGCTCAACCGCAAGAACGTCGAGGTGCTCCAGGGCGAGGAGCACGTCGCCACGGTGCTGCCGGACGAGACCATCGGCGGCGCgctggacggcggcgaggacgCGGCGTGGGTGCCCGACCAGGACACGGGCGTCTTCGGCCCCGCCCACGTGGATACCCACGGCGGCGGCTCGGCTGCCGCTCCACCGCACCTGTTCGGAGGTGCCACGGAGGGGTCAGCGGCGTCTTCGGCCGACCAGGACACGGGCGCCTTCGTCCCCgccgatgccgatgccgatgcCTACACTGACACCCACGGCGGCGGCGCGCGTCCCGCCCCACCGCACCTGTACGGAGGCGTGGGCGGGACGGCGTCGGTGCTGGACCAGGCGGTGTTCGTCCGGGAGGAGGACATAGAGGACGTCGAGAAGCCCGCCGCCATCGACATGGGCAATGCCAACGCAGACGTCAACGGCAGCATCAAGAACTACTAG
- the LOC123167663 gene encoding GDSL esterase/lipase At5g62930, which produces MAMPGSCPSTVAPSAGHPPICLADASGRAGSQDMLRPRLVLFGDSITEQSFRPGGWGAALADTYSRKADIVVRGYGGYNSRWALFLIQRIFPLVGLPPVATTIFFGANDAALLGRTSQRQHVPVQEYKQNLKTIVNHLKDCSKSMVILLITPPPIDEDGRERYARSQYGEDARRLPERTNEMAGVYAGQCIELAKEMDVQCVDLWSKMQATEGWQKLYLSDGLHLTPEGNALVHKEVVQTLRGAGLKAEDMPHDFPHHSKIDGVYPERAFQ; this is translated from the exons ATGGCGATGCCTGGATCCTGCCCCTCGACGGTGGCCCCGTCAGCCGGCCATCCTCCCATCTGCCTCGCCGATGCTTCAG GGCGAGCGGGATCCCAAGACATGCTGCGGCCGCGTCTGGTGCTCTTCGGCGACTCCATCACCGAGCAGTCCTTCCGCCCTGGCGGTTGGGGAGCGGCCCTTGCCGATACCTACTCCCGCAAG GCCGATATTGTTGTCAGAGGCTATGGTGGGTACAACTCAAGATGGGCTCTGTTCCTGATCCAGCGCATCTTTCCCCTG GTTGGCTTGCCACCCGTTGCGACGACTATATTCTTTGGCGCTAATGATGCAGCGCTTCTAGGACGAACAAGCCAGCGGCAACATGTTCCGGTTCAGGAGTATAAACAGAATCTCAAAACAATTGTTAATCACCTGAAG GATTGTTCCAAGTCCATGGTAATTTTGCTTATCACTCCACCTCCTATCGATGAAGATGGAAGAGAAAGATATGCACG ATCACAGTATGGAGAAGATGCGAGGAGGCTCCCTGAAAGAACAAATGAAATGGCTGGCGTCTATGCAGGTCAATGCATAGAACTTGCCAAAGAAATGGATGTACAGTGTGTTGATCTTTGGTCAAAGATGCAAGCCACTGAAGGTTGGCAGAAACTTTACTTAAG TGATGGACTGCATCTGACGCCGGAAGGAAACGCTCTGGTCCACAAGGAGGTCGTCCAGACCTTGAGAGGCGCTGGTCTGAAAGCTGAAGATATGCCACATGACTTCCCCCATCATTCCAAAATCGATGGGGTTTACCCGGAAAGGGCCTTCCAGTGA